The Sphaerospermopsis torques-reginae ITEP-024 genome has a window encoding:
- a CDS encoding DUF167 domain-containing protein: MQKKVKVKPNSKQQKITEQEDGSLIVNLKSPPIDGKANEELINLLAEKFNLPKSHIRIKSGLTSRQKLIEIDDIG, from the coding sequence ATGCAAAAAAAAGTAAAAGTTAAACCAAATTCTAAACAACAGAAAATTACAGAACAGGAAGATGGTAGTTTAATTGTAAATTTAAAATCACCACCAATTGATGGTAAAGCTAACGAAGAGTTAATTAACTTATTAGCAGAAAAATTTAATTTACCCAAGTCTCATATCAGAATTAAATCTGGTTTAACATCTCGGCAAAAATTGATAGAAATTGATGATATTGGGTAA
- a CDS encoding iron uptake porin, whose protein sequence is MTKLFWNVLKVSPVIAATLLSANSALANEVNQQATSVAQLSQEANSIGQVTSVSQFSDVQPTDWAFQSLQSLVERYGCVAGYPNGTFRGNRALSRYEFAAGLNACLDRVNELIATATADMVSKEDLATLQRLQEEFSAELATLRGRVDALEARTAELEANQFSTTTKLRGEAIFGVSQAFGDKQADPDNNPNNNPNLDSNITFSNRVRLSLQSSFTGKDMLQTRLNAGNFTSLNTSVTGTNMTQLGYESTGTNNVTIDKLNYAFNLSEKIRVRIDATGGELNENVNVFNPDFASSGSGALSRYGRFSPIYRQAGDGTGITVNVNPQGALNLSAAYFATGRSNAANPADGRGLFDGSNTIFGQLAFKPSKSFNVGLAYARTYQRGGTGPDAVNLFGSTGSTSANRPFGVDTRTEADNYGLQLSFNPSAKVTLGGWVGYTTANALTGNTNRDADMFYWGTTLGWKDFGREGNTLGLVFGQPPKVTGGSGGITKEASTSYHLEGLYKMKVSDNILITPGLLVIFNPEHNDNNDTIYVGTLRTTFSF, encoded by the coding sequence ATGACAAAACTATTTTGGAATGTTCTAAAAGTTAGTCCAGTTATTGCAGCTACCTTGCTGTCTGCTAACAGTGCCTTAGCAAACGAAGTCAATCAACAAGCAACCAGTGTTGCACAGTTATCTCAAGAAGCTAATAGCATCGGTCAAGTAACATCTGTTTCTCAATTTTCCGACGTGCAACCCACTGACTGGGCGTTTCAATCTTTGCAGTCATTAGTTGAGCGTTACGGTTGTGTTGCAGGTTATCCTAATGGTACTTTCCGCGGTAATCGTGCTTTGAGTCGGTATGAATTTGCAGCAGGTTTGAATGCTTGCTTAGACCGAGTTAACGAACTGATTGCTACTGCTACCGCTGATATGGTAAGCAAGGAAGATTTAGCTACCTTGCAACGATTACAAGAAGAATTTTCTGCTGAACTAGCAACTCTGCGTGGTCGCGTTGATGCTTTAGAAGCTCGTACTGCTGAGTTAGAAGCTAATCAGTTTTCTACTACTACCAAGCTGAGAGGGGAAGCGATTTTCGGTGTGTCCCAGGCTTTTGGGGATAAACAAGCTGATCCAGACAACAACCCCAATAACAATCCTAATTTAGACAGCAACATAACTTTCTCCAACCGGGTGCGGTTAAGCTTGCAAAGCAGCTTTACCGGTAAGGATATGTTGCAAACCCGGTTGAATGCAGGTAACTTTACATCATTAAATACAAGTGTCACAGGTACGAACATGACCCAACTGGGTTATGAAAGTACCGGTACCAACAATGTTACTATTGACAAACTCAACTACGCTTTCAACCTGAGCGAAAAAATCCGTGTCAGGATTGACGCTACAGGTGGTGAGTTGAACGAAAACGTTAACGTTTTCAACCCTGACTTTGCAAGCAGTGGTTCAGGTGCGCTCTCTCGTTATGGACGTTTCAGCCCCATCTATCGCCAAGCAGGTGATGGTACAGGTATCACTGTTAACGTTAATCCTCAAGGAGCATTGAATTTAAGTGCAGCTTATTTTGCTACAGGTAGAAGTAATGCTGCCAATCCAGCTGATGGTAGAGGCTTGTTTGATGGTAGCAACACTATTTTCGGTCAGTTAGCATTTAAGCCCAGTAAATCTTTCAACGTTGGTTTAGCCTATGCTCGCACTTACCAACGAGGTGGTACTGGGCCTGACGCTGTCAATCTCTTCGGCAGTACAGGCAGTACCTCTGCTAATCGTCCTTTTGGTGTTGATACTAGAACTGAAGCGGACAACTACGGGTTACAACTGAGCTTTAACCCCAGTGCTAAGGTAACACTGGGTGGTTGGGTTGGTTACACCACAGCTAATGCTCTTACTGGCAACACCAACAGAGATGCAGATATGTTTTACTGGGGTACTACCCTGGGCTGGAAAGACTTTGGTAGAGAAGGTAACACTCTTGGTTTAGTCTTTGGTCAACCACCTAAAGTTACTGGTGGTAGTGGTGGTATTACTAAAGAAGCCAGCACTTCTTACCATTTAGAAGGTTTGTATAAGATGAAGGTTTCCGATAACATTCTGATTACTCCTGGTTTGTTGGTGATTTTCAATCCTGAACACAACGATAATAATGACACAATTTATGTAGGTACTTTGCGTACAACCTTCAGCTTCTAA
- a CDS encoding PAS domain-containing sensor histidine kinase, translated as MFLLGFLLGLAVGLGFWLWQQVQLNSYLERVIQPLNSHSYKIVLPLLPRLRQEMSMVKQQQQDLQLSLQTYKELLDSAPLGYLQVDEENQLLWCNQQAREILHLQRWQPGQVRLLLELVRSYELDQLIEQTRDWQKPQVREWIFHPSRDHAKAMLELKPLALEATSLPLPAGQVGVFLENRQPLLDMNQQRDRSFSDLAHELRTPLTSIRLVAETLQSRLDPPLDRWVRRLMQEVDRLINLVQSWLELTQMETNSTMLLHLETVEVRSLIFSVWENLEPLAQYHNLNLCYSGLESISIQADKSRIHQVFVNLLDNCIKYTLPHTNIHIEVNVISVSEFIINDHQSQLLEINIIDSGLGFAPIDLPHVFDRFYRGDKARHHEPESSETAITGSGLGLSIVRQIIIAHGGTIKAMNHPETGGAWIQIHLPQVMANPLSEDYS; from the coding sequence ATGTTCTTATTGGGATTTCTTCTGGGTTTGGCAGTCGGCCTTGGTTTTTGGCTTTGGCAACAGGTTCAACTCAATAGTTATTTGGAGCGAGTGATCCAGCCTTTAAACTCCCATTCTTATAAAATAGTATTGCCTCTGCTGCCCCGCTTGCGGCAGGAAATGTCAATGGTGAAGCAACAGCAACAAGATTTGCAGTTGTCATTGCAAACCTACAAAGAACTGCTTGATTCTGCACCTTTAGGATATTTGCAAGTAGATGAGGAAAATCAACTATTATGGTGTAATCAGCAAGCACGGGAAATATTGCATCTGCAAAGGTGGCAACCTGGACAGGTGCGCTTATTGTTAGAGTTGGTAAGGTCTTATGAACTTGATCAATTAATTGAGCAAACCCGTGATTGGCAAAAACCGCAGGTGCGAGAATGGATTTTTCACCCTTCCCGTGATCATGCTAAAGCTATGTTAGAGTTAAAGCCTTTGGCTTTGGAGGCTACCAGTTTACCTTTACCAGCAGGACAGGTGGGTGTATTCTTGGAAAATCGCCAACCATTGCTAGATATGAATCAGCAGCGCGATCGCTCTTTTTCTGATCTCGCTCATGAACTGAGAACACCCCTCACTTCTATTCGGCTGGTAGCAGAAACCCTGCAAAGCCGTTTAGATCCCCCCTTGGATCGTTGGGTTAGGCGTTTGATGCAGGAAGTTGACAGGCTGATTAATTTGGTGCAAAGTTGGTTAGAATTGACGCAAATGGAAACTAACTCCACCATGTTGTTACATCTGGAAACGGTGGAAGTGCGATCGCTGATTTTCTCAGTGTGGGAAAATTTAGAGCCATTAGCGCAATATCACAATCTTAATCTTTGTTATTCCGGTTTAGAAAGCATCAGCATCCAAGCTGATAAATCCCGCATCCACCAAGTATTTGTCAATTTATTAGATAACTGTATTAAATACACCCTCCCTCACACTAATATTCACATTGAAGTTAACGTGATTTCTGTGAGTGAATTTATAATCAACGATCATCAATCTCAACTATTGGAAATTAATATCATTGATTCTGGTCTTGGTTTTGCGCCTATAGATTTACCCCACGTCTTTGATCGATTTTACCGAGGAGACAAAGCCAGACACCATGAGCCTGAAAGTAGTGAAACCGCAATTACTGGTAGTGGTTTAGGTTTGTCCATCGTCCGCCAGATTATCATAGCCCACGGTGGCACAATCAAGGCCATGAACCATCCCGAAACAGGTGGTGCTTGGATACAAATTCACCTGCCTCAAGTCATGGCAAACCCACTAAGTGAAGACTATAGTTAA
- a CDS encoding sensor histidine kinase, protein MYEWILPSLREVLAESRSNTAECSSAKAEQQWRISLAATEHLLLNTLATTTSDITQGLTQGLTQGLVLTAPAPLFSQPKLTKSLKTVTFTAQPFNPLALMPFHVSGAIAQNRENEAMSPWEDPQQITDYAYKYNHICPEESILPLLPADPLGTEQFCLVFTENFRLVLVLSANSSGNKEFLFSFAPEIVQQAWQVLGARVVLTNPELFAELDALVQKYPATAPNYQTIIQFSQFLLQELAEPETDKPTHTIPISPPTQNHVSPSAKPSSRSDVELLQAFAHEVRTPLATIRTMTRLLLKRQDLPTTVINRLQVIDHECTEQIDRMELLFKAAELETCTTAKSGNTQLTPMSLDQVLQQSIPRWQQAATRRNLTLDVALPQQLPTVVSNPAMLDRVLTGLMENFTRSLPPGSSIQVQVIPAGDQLKLQLSPQLDCQDTTRTITLPIRKSLGQLLVFQPETGTISLNIAATKHLFQAIGGKLIVRQNPQYGEVLTIFLPLEVSCQQKVKM, encoded by the coding sequence GTGTACGAATGGATTTTGCCAAGTTTGAGAGAAGTTTTAGCCGAAAGCCGATCAAATACGGCTGAGTGTTCATCTGCTAAAGCAGAGCAACAATGGCGCATCAGTTTAGCAGCTACAGAACATCTCCTCCTCAATACCTTGGCAACCACGACATCTGACATCACTCAAGGTTTAACCCAAGGTTTAACTCAAGGTTTAGTTTTAACAGCACCAGCACCCTTATTTAGTCAGCCAAAATTAACTAAAAGTTTAAAAACGGTTACTTTTACTGCCCAACCCTTTAACCCTTTGGCTTTGATGCCGTTTCACGTTTCCGGTGCGATCGCCCAAAATCGAGAAAATGAGGCCATGTCTCCTTGGGAAGATCCGCAGCAAATTACAGACTATGCTTACAAATATAATCATATCTGTCCAGAAGAATCAATTTTACCTTTATTACCTGCCGATCCTCTAGGAACAGAGCAGTTTTGCTTGGTGTTCACCGAAAATTTTAGATTGGTTTTGGTATTATCAGCAAACAGCAGCGGGAACAAAGAATTTTTATTTTCTTTTGCACCAGAAATAGTACAGCAAGCTTGGCAAGTTTTAGGAGCGAGGGTAGTTTTAACTAATCCCGAATTATTTGCCGAGTTGGATGCTTTGGTCCAAAAATATCCTGCAACTGCACCAAACTATCAAACTATAATTCAATTTAGCCAGTTTTTGCTTCAGGAATTAGCAGAACCAGAAACGGATAAACCAACACATACTATTCCCATCTCTCCACCTACCCAAAATCATGTTTCCCCATCAGCAAAACCATCTTCCCGTTCTGATGTGGAATTACTACAGGCTTTTGCTCATGAAGTTCGCACTCCGCTGGCAACTATTCGTACTATGACTCGGTTGCTACTCAAGCGGCAAGATTTACCAACTACTGTAATTAATCGTTTGCAAGTTATTGATCACGAATGTACTGAGCAAATTGATCGGATGGAGTTGTTATTTAAAGCCGCAGAGTTAGAAACTTGTACAACAGCCAAATCTGGCAATACCCAATTAACGCCAATGTCTTTGGATCAAGTTTTACAGCAAAGTATCCCCCGTTGGCAACAAGCAGCAACTCGACGGAATTTAACTTTAGATGTGGCTTTACCTCAGCAATTACCAACTGTGGTTAGTAATCCTGCTATGCTAGATCGGGTACTCACAGGTTTAATGGAAAATTTCACCCGCAGTTTACCCCCCGGTAGTTCTATTCAAGTTCAAGTTATTCCCGCAGGTGATCAACTCAAATTACAATTATCACCTCAATTAGATTGTCAAGATACAACCAGAACAATAACACTACCAATTCGTAAATCTTTAGGTCAATTATTAGTATTCCAACCGGAAACAGGAACTATTAGTTTAAATATTGCTGCAACTAAACATCTATTTCAAGCTATTGGTGGTAAGTTGATTGTACGTCAAAATCCCCAATATGGGGAAGTTTTAACCATTTTCCTGCCTTTAGAAGTTAGTTGTCAACAAAAAGTGAAAATGTAA
- the hisA gene encoding 1-(5-phosphoribosyl)-5-[(5-phosphoribosylamino)methylideneamino]imidazole-4-carboxamide isomerase: MQVIPAIDLLEGRCVRLYKGDYAQSQVYSENPAETAKMWVDQGATRLHLVDLDGAKAGKIVNLAAIEAICNVVSVPIEVGGGLRDRSSVVQLFNLGVQWGILGTVAVEQPQLVQELCQEFPQQIIVGIDARNGLVATRGWLETSEVLATQLATQMQELGAAAIIYTDINRDGTLQGPNLDALRELAAAISIPVIASGGVSSVTDLLSLLSLEPQGVTGVIVGKALYTGDILLNEALKAIGPGRIQDIPPNLDFSSFA; this comes from the coding sequence ATGCAAGTAATACCAGCAATTGATTTATTAGAAGGTCGTTGTGTACGACTATATAAAGGAGACTACGCACAATCGCAAGTATACAGTGAAAACCCCGCCGAAACTGCCAAAATGTGGGTAGACCAAGGTGCTACGAGATTACACTTAGTTGATTTAGATGGGGCAAAAGCTGGTAAAATTGTTAACCTAGCAGCCATTGAAGCCATCTGTAATGTAGTCTCAGTACCCATTGAAGTTGGTGGAGGTTTACGCGATCGCTCTAGTGTTGTACAATTATTTAATCTCGGTGTGCAATGGGGTATCCTGGGAACTGTGGCAGTCGAACAACCCCAGCTAGTCCAAGAACTTTGTCAAGAATTTCCCCAACAGATTATAGTTGGTATAGATGCCCGTAATGGTTTAGTTGCTACACGCGGTTGGTTAGAAACCTCGGAAGTTTTAGCTACCCAACTCGCTACCCAAATGCAAGAATTAGGTGCAGCAGCTATCATCTACACCGACATCAACCGTGATGGTACATTACAAGGACCGAATTTAGACGCATTACGAGAACTCGCAGCAGCAATTTCTATACCCGTCATCGCTTCTGGTGGTGTTAGTTCTGTTACCGATTTGTTAAGTTTATTATCTTTAGAACCCCAAGGAGTCACAGGTGTAATTGTGGGTAAAGCTTTGTATACTGGGGATATCTTGTTAAATGAAGCTTTAAAAGCCATTGGTCCTGGACGTATTCAAGATATTCCACCCAATTTGGATTTTTCTAGCTTTGCTTAA
- a CDS encoding FGGY-family carbohydrate kinase, which translates to MTFYLGIDFGTSGARAIVIDEEARIVSQMRYPWANVTNWVNCWKDALWGLIEGISQEWRREVGAIAINGTSSTILLTDAAGQPVDAPLLYNDPRGSMMLKDLSSIAPPNHTVLSATSSLAKLLWMQQLPTFGQARYLLHQADWLAFLLHGKLGISDYHNALKLGYDVEKLQYPEWLEKLEIPVFLPQVLAPGTPISEISPEIAAKFGFSRDCLVCAGTTDSIAAFLASGAKLPGEAVTSLGSTLVLKLLSRTRVEDARYGIYSHRLGDLWLTGGASNTGGAVLKKFFTDAELVSLSQEIDVSKVSELDYYPLLKEGDRFPINDPHLPPRLEPRPDDPKEFLHGLLESMARIEAQGYELLQQLGADKLSYVYTAGGGAANSTWTTIRSRYLEVPVVASNKTEAAYGTALLAMQGSRIICNS; encoded by the coding sequence ATGACTTTCTACTTGGGTATTGATTTTGGTACATCTGGCGCACGAGCGATAGTGATTGATGAAGAAGCTAGGATTGTCTCTCAGATGCGTTATCCTTGGGCAAATGTGACAAATTGGGTAAATTGCTGGAAAGACGCTTTATGGGGTCTTATAGAGGGAATTTCCCAGGAATGGCGGCGGGAAGTTGGGGCGATCGCTATTAACGGTACTTCTTCTACAATCTTGCTGACTGATGCTGCTGGCCAGCCTGTAGATGCTCCCTTATTGTACAACGATCCACGGGGATCAATGATGCTCAAGGATTTGAGTAGTATTGCTCCACCTAACCACACGGTATTGAGTGCTACTTCTAGCCTGGCAAAATTGCTGTGGATGCAACAATTACCTACTTTTGGTCAAGCTAGATATTTACTACATCAAGCTGATTGGTTGGCATTTCTCTTGCATGGAAAATTAGGTATTAGCGATTATCACAACGCTTTAAAATTGGGTTATGACGTGGAAAAGTTGCAATATCCAGAATGGTTAGAAAAACTGGAAATTCCTGTGTTTTTACCCCAAGTTTTAGCACCTGGTACTCCCATTAGTGAAATAAGTCCTGAAATTGCTGCTAAATTTGGTTTTAGCCGTGATTGCTTGGTGTGTGCAGGAACAACAGATAGTATTGCGGCTTTTTTAGCAAGTGGAGCAAAATTACCAGGGGAAGCAGTAACTTCTTTGGGTTCAACCTTGGTGTTGAAACTTTTGAGTCGTACCCGTGTAGAAGATGCACGATATGGAATTTACAGCCACCGCTTAGGTGATTTATGGTTAACAGGAGGAGCTTCTAATACTGGAGGCGCTGTATTAAAAAAATTTTTCACGGATGCGGAGTTAGTTAGCTTGAGTCAAGAAATTGATGTATCAAAAGTGAGTGAGTTAGATTATTATCCCTTGTTGAAAGAAGGCGATCGCTTTCCCATTAATGATCCCCATCTACCCCCAAGACTAGAACCCAGACCAGATGATCCCAAAGAATTTTTACATGGTTTGTTAGAAAGTATGGCGCGAATAGAAGCACAAGGATATGAATTATTGCAACAACTGGGAGCAGATAAATTAAGCTATGTTTATACGGCTGGTGGTGGGGCGGCTAATTCTACTTGGACGACTATTAGATCAAGATATTTAGAAGTACCTGTAGTTGCATCTAATAAAACCGAAGCTGCTTATGGAACTGCGCTTTTGGCGATGCAGGGATCAAGAATAATTTGTAATTCGTAA
- the phoU gene encoding phosphate signaling complex protein PhoU codes for MKAVFYNPNFERPEPERSIRRLERDILRMGALVEQSFRLSHQALFNRDLTAAEELPRLDKKIDHFYRQIESDCTSMMTMQAPTSQELRCFSAFMQLVRDLERIGDYAKDLAEIAIKIFPYPPHPYLTEIALMSDHAQAMLATSLVALADLDEVNGRRIKFLDDAVDNAYENLYQMLASQRDVPGIIEPILLLTLAIRCLERMADHATNIGQRVAYIVTGQR; via the coding sequence GTGAAAGCTGTTTTTTATAATCCCAACTTTGAACGACCTGAACCTGAACGCAGCATTAGGCGTTTAGAGCGCGATATATTGCGTATGGGAGCTTTGGTAGAACAATCATTTCGCCTGAGCCATCAAGCTTTATTTAATCGCGATTTAACCGCAGCAGAGGAACTTCCCCGATTAGATAAAAAAATTGACCACTTTTATAGACAAATAGAATCAGATTGTACATCCATGATGACAATGCAAGCACCTACATCTCAAGAATTACGTTGTTTTAGTGCATTTATGCAATTAGTACGAGACTTAGAACGTATTGGAGATTATGCCAAGGATTTAGCGGAAATAGCCATTAAAATATTTCCTTATCCACCTCATCCTTATTTAACAGAGATTGCGCTGATGTCTGACCACGCCCAAGCAATGTTAGCAACTAGTTTAGTAGCTTTAGCAGATTTAGATGAAGTCAATGGTCGGCGTATCAAATTTTTAGATGATGCTGTAGATAATGCTTATGAAAATTTATATCAGATGTTAGCATCCCAGCGAGATGTTCCAGGGATTATTGAGCCAATTCTACTATTAACACTAGCAATTCGCTGTTTAGAGCGAATGGCAGATCACGCTACTAATATTGGACAACGAGTTGCATATATTGTCACAGGACAACGGTAG
- a CDS encoding Crp/Fnr family transcriptional regulator, with translation MTFSTTETLIYPKNKYLNQQIFTRRSIIPVSNDVLWRIDRGIVRTLTWNEDGTYITLGYWSLGDIVGYPLSKVNPYQIECLTSVEATLIPPHLWHEEIKALLHHIQQTEELLSILHRKPTSLKLWKFLVWLSEKFGRDIEQGKLIDLNLTHQEISEVLNTTRVTVTRLLQKFEEEGKISRHRRSIVLNLQSQLTSISSKN, from the coding sequence ATGACGTTTTCCACAACTGAAACCCTCATCTACCCTAAAAACAAATATTTAAACCAACAAATATTTACTCGTCGGTCAATAATTCCAGTCAGCAATGATGTATTGTGGCGTATTGATCGAGGGATAGTTCGTACCTTGACTTGGAATGAAGATGGAACATATATCACCTTGGGTTATTGGAGTTTAGGCGATATAGTTGGCTATCCATTGTCAAAAGTCAACCCCTATCAAATTGAGTGTTTGACAAGTGTAGAAGCAACTTTGATACCGCCCCATCTCTGGCATGAAGAGATAAAGGCATTGTTACACCATATTCAGCAAACAGAGGAACTTTTGAGCATATTACATCGTAAGCCAACTTCTCTAAAGTTGTGGAAATTTTTGGTGTGGTTGAGTGAAAAATTTGGTCGGGATATAGAACAGGGTAAGTTGATTGATTTAAATCTTACACATCAAGAGATATCAGAGGTGTTGAACACAACGAGAGTAACAGTTACACGACTATTGCAGAAATTTGAGGAAGAAGGAAAAATATCACGTCATAGACGCAGTATTGTGCTGAATTTACAGAGCCAATTAACCAGTATTTCTTCCAAAAATTAA
- a CDS encoding winged helix-turn-helix domain-containing protein, with protein MYTTELTKYSAKAELGQTSRILVVEDEELIREMLVMALEEEGYEVITANDGRSAVEYLRNCGSNSEESAFDLVILDLMLPQINGLDICRLLRHQGNSVPIFILSAKGSETDRVLGLEVGADDYLTKPFSMRELVARCRALLRRQRLSNLPSIPVLKYKDISLNPQECRVLVRGKEVNLSPKEFRLLELFMSYARRVWSREQLLDQVWGPDFLGDSKTVDVHIRWLREKLEQDPSHPEYIVTVRGFGYRFG; from the coding sequence ATGTATACCACTGAATTAACTAAATATTCTGCTAAAGCGGAACTTGGACAAACTAGCCGCATTCTAGTAGTAGAAGATGAAGAACTCATCCGAGAAATGCTAGTTATGGCTTTGGAAGAAGAAGGTTATGAAGTCATCACTGCTAATGATGGCCGATCTGCTGTAGAGTATCTCAGAAATTGCGGATCCAATTCAGAGGAATCTGCTTTTGATTTGGTAATTTTAGACTTGATGCTACCGCAAATTAATGGATTAGATATTTGCAGGTTACTGCGTCATCAAGGTAACTCAGTACCTATTTTTATTCTCAGTGCTAAGGGTAGTGAAACTGACCGAGTTCTGGGTTTAGAAGTAGGAGCAGATGACTATTTAACCAAGCCATTTAGTATGCGGGAACTGGTGGCTAGATGTCGCGCCCTACTCCGTCGGCAACGTTTAAGTAATTTACCATCAATACCCGTACTCAAGTATAAAGATATTAGTTTAAATCCTCAAGAATGCCGGGTGTTGGTGCGGGGAAAAGAGGTAAATTTATCACCAAAAGAATTCCGCTTGCTGGAACTATTTATGAGTTATGCTCGTCGAGTATGGTCACGGGAGCAATTGTTAGATCAGGTGTGGGGACCTGATTTTCTAGGTGATAGCAAAACAGTAGATGTTCATATCCGCTGGTTACGGGAAAAATTAGAGCAAGATCCCAGTCATCCAGAGTATATTGTGACTGTGAGAGGTTTTGGCTATCGTTTTGGCTAA
- a CDS encoding tetratricopeptide repeat protein: MDHYSFLTSNTQNNPLYKGNYQNTAYTQKTGVKTSSKSLPEDSYLRSYALKLAHQGDYTEAIALLNQLIDSHPDNAIDYNNRGLIYFQSGECQKALSDYNTAMQLNPKLASVYNNRANCYAACGELVAALADYDQALDLNPRYVRAWINRGITLRDLGEYQEAIDNFEIALLFGQLQGNIWAESGRTYHLWGDWNCAIADYYRALTYINSLDTNENVCDYRLRLQLENWLDELLFPQKNDW; encoded by the coding sequence ATGGATCATTACTCCTTTTTAACTTCTAATACACAAAACAATCCACTATACAAAGGCAATTATCAAAATACTGCGTATACACAAAAAACTGGCGTGAAAACTAGCAGTAAATCTTTACCAGAGGACAGCTACTTAAGGTCTTATGCTTTAAAGTTAGCTCACCAAGGGGATTACACAGAGGCGATCGCTTTGTTAAACCAATTGATTGATAGTCATCCTGACAATGCAATTGATTATAACAATCGAGGGCTAATTTATTTTCAAAGTGGTGAATGCCAAAAAGCTCTAAGTGACTACAATACAGCAATGCAGCTAAATCCTAAGTTAGCAAGTGTTTATAATAATAGAGCTAATTGCTATGCTGCTTGTGGTGAGTTAGTTGCGGCATTAGCTGACTATGATCAGGCTTTAGATTTAAATCCGCGTTATGTTCGTGCTTGGATTAACCGTGGTATTACTTTGCGTGATTTAGGAGAATATCAGGAAGCAATTGATAATTTTGAGATTGCATTGTTGTTTGGTCAGCTACAAGGTAATATTTGGGCTGAAAGTGGTAGAACTTATCATCTCTGGGGTGACTGGAATTGTGCGATCGCTGATTATTACCGCGCCCTTACATATATCAACTCTTTAGACACCAATGAAAATGTTTGTGATTATCGGTTGCGGTTACAACTAGAAAATTGGTTAGATGAATTGCTATTTCCCCAAAAAAATGATTGGTAA
- the psaM gene encoding photosystem I reaction center subunit XII: MTISDTQVYIALAVALIPGILAWRLATELYK; encoded by the coding sequence ATGACTATCTCAGATACTCAAGTGTACATCGCTCTAGCTGTGGCTTTAATTCCAGGCATTCTCGCTTGGCGTTTGGCGACTGAACTTTACAAGTAA